The Tamandua tetradactyla isolate mTamTet1 chromosome 23, mTamTet1.pri, whole genome shotgun sequence genome includes a window with the following:
- the BRICD5 gene encoding BRICHOS domain-containing protein 5 isoform X2: protein MDNQLIVGSGCSMEQGNCLAERPGPAGVLHLTSPDSRGSQSNQTTLVDVAQKVVTIVVTPPRSNRSWVVLMDGQSGCVCYRPAELRACFLRPMEPGDRETLQLLVDASQARGSHGPSQDTPYAQELLAVLGRHEVDPTQVGASVQQLCAQTPIYWARRVDGPPRQRLIYLCIDICFPSNICVSVCFYYLPD from the exons ATGGACAATCAGCTCATTGTCGGCAGTGGCTGCAGCATGGAGCAGGGGAACTGCCTCGCTGAGCGCCCCGGGCCTGCTGGG GTGCTGCACCTGACCTCCCCAGACTCAAGGGGGTCCCAGTCTAACCAAACCACCCTGGTGGACGTGGCTCAGAAGGTGGTGACCATCGTGGTGACCCCCCCTCGGAGCAACCGCAGCTGGGTGGTGCTGATGGACGGACAGAGT GGCTGCGTCTGCTACCGCCCCGCGGAACTGCGGGCCTGCTTCCTGCGCCCAATGGAGCCAGGGGATCGGGAGACCCTTCAGCTGTTGGTGGATGCCTCACAG GCCCGAGGGTCTCACGGCCCCAGCCAGGACACCCCCTATGCCCAGGAGCTGCTGGCTGTGCTAGGGAGGCATGAGGTGGACCCCACCCAAGTGGGGGCTTCGGTGCAGCAGCTCTGTGCACAGACCCCCATCTACTGGGCCCGCCGAGTGGACG GGCCCCCAAGGCAGCGGCTGATCTATCTCTGCATCGACATCTGCTTTCCCAGCAACATCTGCGTGTCAGTCTGTTTTTATTACCTACCAGATTAA
- the MLST8 gene encoding target of rapamycin complex subunit LST8 isoform X3: MYDLNSNNPNPIISYDGVNKNIASVGFHEDGRWMYTGGEDCTARIWDLRSRNLQCQRIFQVNAPINCVCLHPNQAELIVGDQSGAIHIWDLKTDHNEQLIPEPEVSITSAHIDPDASYMAAVNSTGNCYVWNLTGGIGDEVTQLIPKTKIPAHTRYALQCRFSPDSTLLATCSADQTCKIWRTSNFSLMTELSIKSSNPGESSRGWMWGCAFSGDSQYIVTASSDNLARLWCVETGEIKREYGGHQKAVVCLAFNDSVLG, encoded by the exons ATGTACGACCTCAACTCCAATAACCCCAACCCCATCATCAGCTACGATGGTGTCAACAAGAACATCGCATCGGTGGGCTTCCACGAGGACGGCCGCTGGATGTACACAGGCGGGGAGGACTGCACCGCCAGGATCTGGGACCTTAG GTCCCGGAACCTGCAGTGCCAGCGCATCTTCCAGGTGAATGCACCCATCAACTGTGTGTGCTTGCACCCCAACCAG GCAGAGCTCATCGTGGGAGACCAGAGTGGTGCCATACACATCTGGGACTTGAAAACCGACCATAACGAACAGCTCATCCCTGAGCCCGAAGTCTCCATCACGTCTGCCCACATTGACCCTGATGCCAGCTACATGGCAGCCGTGAACAGCACT GGAAACTGCTATGTCTGGAACCTGACGGGGGGCATCGGCGATGAGGTGACGCAGCTCATCCCCAAGACCAAGATTCCCGCGCACACGCGCTATGCCCTCCAGTGCCGCTTCAGCCCTGACTCCAC GCTCCTTGCCACCTGCTCGGCTGACCAGACGTGCAAAATCTGGAGGACGTCCAACTTCTCCCTTATGACTGAGCTGAGCATCAAGAGCAGCAACCCTGGGGAGTCATCCCGTGGCTGGATGTGGGGCTGTGCCTTCTCCGGAGACTCGCAGTACATTGTCACAG cttCCTCCGACAACTTGGCTCGACTCTGGTGCGTGGAGACTGGAGAGATCAAGAGGGAGTATGGAGGCCACCAGAAAGCTGTCGTCTGCCTGGCATTCAATGACAGTGTGCTGGGCTAG
- the BRICD5 gene encoding BRICHOS domain-containing protein 5 isoform X1 has translation MDNQLIVGSGCSMEQGNCLAERPGPAGEKTKSSCVSWRALGLLLLLAAATAGTVAGGLLGSAHGPAKVLHLTSPDSRGSQSNQTTLVDVAQKVVTIVVTPPRSNRSWVVLMDGQSGCVCYRPAELRACFLRPMEPGDRETLQLLVDASQARGSHGPSQDTPYAQELLAVLGRHEVDPTQVGASVQQLCAQTPIYWARRVDGPPRQRLIYLCIDICFPSNICVSVCFYYLPD, from the exons ATGGACAATCAGCTCATTGTCGGCAGTGGCTGCAGCATGGAGCAGGGGAACTGCCTCGCTGAGCGCCCCGGGCCTGCTGGG GAGAAAACCAAGTCCAGCTGTGTGAGCTGGAGAGCCCTAGGTCTGTTGCTCCTgctggctgcagccactgctggGACTGTGGCCGGGGGGCTGCTCGGCTCTGCCCATGGCCCTGCCAAG GTGCTGCACCTGACCTCCCCAGACTCAAGGGGGTCCCAGTCTAACCAAACCACCCTGGTGGACGTGGCTCAGAAGGTGGTGACCATCGTGGTGACCCCCCCTCGGAGCAACCGCAGCTGGGTGGTGCTGATGGACGGACAGAGT GGCTGCGTCTGCTACCGCCCCGCGGAACTGCGGGCCTGCTTCCTGCGCCCAATGGAGCCAGGGGATCGGGAGACCCTTCAGCTGTTGGTGGATGCCTCACAG GCCCGAGGGTCTCACGGCCCCAGCCAGGACACCCCCTATGCCCAGGAGCTGCTGGCTGTGCTAGGGAGGCATGAGGTGGACCCCACCCAAGTGGGGGCTTCGGTGCAGCAGCTCTGTGCACAGACCCCCATCTACTGGGCCCGCCGAGTGGACG GGCCCCCAAGGCAGCGGCTGATCTATCTCTGCATCGACATCTGCTTTCCCAGCAACATCTGCGTGTCAGTCTGTTTTTATTACCTACCAGATTAA
- the MLST8 gene encoding target of rapamycin complex subunit LST8 isoform X1: MNTSPGTVGSDPVILATAGYDHTVRFWQAHSGICTRTVQHQDSQVNALEITPDRSMIAAAGYQHIRMYDLNSNNPNPIISYDGVNKNIASVGFHEDGRWMYTGGEDCTARIWDLRSRNLQCQRIFQVNAPINCVCLHPNQAELIVGDQSGAIHIWDLKTDHNEQLIPEPEVSITSAHIDPDASYMAAVNSTGNCYVWNLTGGIGDEVTQLIPKTKIPAHTRYALQCRFSPDSTLLATCSADQTCKIWRTSNFSLMTELSIKSSNPGESSRGWMWGCAFSGDSQYIVTASSDNLARLWCVETGEIKREYGGHQKAVVCLAFNDSVLG, translated from the exons ATGAACACCTCCCCGGGCACGGTGGGCAGCGACCCCGTCATCCTGGCCACTGCCGGCTATGACCACACGGTGCGGTTCTGGCAGGCCCACAGTGGGATCTGCACCCGCACCGTGCAGCACCAAGACTCT CAGGTGAACGCACTTGAGATCACGCCAGACCGCAGCATGATTGCCGCTGCAG GTTACCAGCACATCCGCATGTACGACCTCAACTCCAATAACCCCAACCCCATCATCAGCTACGATGGTGTCAACAAGAACATCGCATCGGTGGGCTTCCACGAGGACGGCCGCTGGATGTACACAGGCGGGGAGGACTGCACCGCCAGGATCTGGGACCTTAG GTCCCGGAACCTGCAGTGCCAGCGCATCTTCCAGGTGAATGCACCCATCAACTGTGTGTGCTTGCACCCCAACCAG GCAGAGCTCATCGTGGGAGACCAGAGTGGTGCCATACACATCTGGGACTTGAAAACCGACCATAACGAACAGCTCATCCCTGAGCCCGAAGTCTCCATCACGTCTGCCCACATTGACCCTGATGCCAGCTACATGGCAGCCGTGAACAGCACT GGAAACTGCTATGTCTGGAACCTGACGGGGGGCATCGGCGATGAGGTGACGCAGCTCATCCCCAAGACCAAGATTCCCGCGCACACGCGCTATGCCCTCCAGTGCCGCTTCAGCCCTGACTCCAC GCTCCTTGCCACCTGCTCGGCTGACCAGACGTGCAAAATCTGGAGGACGTCCAACTTCTCCCTTATGACTGAGCTGAGCATCAAGAGCAGCAACCCTGGGGAGTCATCCCGTGGCTGGATGTGGGGCTGTGCCTTCTCCGGAGACTCGCAGTACATTGTCACAG cttCCTCCGACAACTTGGCTCGACTCTGGTGCGTGGAGACTGGAGAGATCAAGAGGGAGTATGGAGGCCACCAGAAAGCTGTCGTCTGCCTGGCATTCAATGACAGTGTGCTGGGCTAG
- the MLST8 gene encoding target of rapamycin complex subunit LST8 isoform X2: MNTSPGTVGSDPVILATAGYDHTVRFWQAHSGICTRTVQHQDSQVNALEITPDRSMIAAAGYQHIRMYDLNSNNPNPIISYDGVNKNIASVGFHEDGRWMYTGGEDCTARIWDLRSRNLQCQRIFQAELIVGDQSGAIHIWDLKTDHNEQLIPEPEVSITSAHIDPDASYMAAVNSTGNCYVWNLTGGIGDEVTQLIPKTKIPAHTRYALQCRFSPDSTLLATCSADQTCKIWRTSNFSLMTELSIKSSNPGESSRGWMWGCAFSGDSQYIVTASSDNLARLWCVETGEIKREYGGHQKAVVCLAFNDSVLG, from the exons ATGAACACCTCCCCGGGCACGGTGGGCAGCGACCCCGTCATCCTGGCCACTGCCGGCTATGACCACACGGTGCGGTTCTGGCAGGCCCACAGTGGGATCTGCACCCGCACCGTGCAGCACCAAGACTCT CAGGTGAACGCACTTGAGATCACGCCAGACCGCAGCATGATTGCCGCTGCAG GTTACCAGCACATCCGCATGTACGACCTCAACTCCAATAACCCCAACCCCATCATCAGCTACGATGGTGTCAACAAGAACATCGCATCGGTGGGCTTCCACGAGGACGGCCGCTGGATGTACACAGGCGGGGAGGACTGCACCGCCAGGATCTGGGACCTTAG GTCCCGGAACCTGCAGTGCCAGCGCATCTTCCAG GCAGAGCTCATCGTGGGAGACCAGAGTGGTGCCATACACATCTGGGACTTGAAAACCGACCATAACGAACAGCTCATCCCTGAGCCCGAAGTCTCCATCACGTCTGCCCACATTGACCCTGATGCCAGCTACATGGCAGCCGTGAACAGCACT GGAAACTGCTATGTCTGGAACCTGACGGGGGGCATCGGCGATGAGGTGACGCAGCTCATCCCCAAGACCAAGATTCCCGCGCACACGCGCTATGCCCTCCAGTGCCGCTTCAGCCCTGACTCCAC GCTCCTTGCCACCTGCTCGGCTGACCAGACGTGCAAAATCTGGAGGACGTCCAACTTCTCCCTTATGACTGAGCTGAGCATCAAGAGCAGCAACCCTGGGGAGTCATCCCGTGGCTGGATGTGGGGCTGTGCCTTCTCCGGAGACTCGCAGTACATTGTCACAG cttCCTCCGACAACTTGGCTCGACTCTGGTGCGTGGAGACTGGAGAGATCAAGAGGGAGTATGGAGGCCACCAGAAAGCTGTCGTCTGCCTGGCATTCAATGACAGTGTGCTGGGCTAG